The genomic interval GTTTATTTCTGGTAACGCGTGAGGTCCACCTGCGGGGTGGGCTGCAGCGTCGCATGCGCCGGGTTAGTCACCGTGGGGTTACTAAAGTGCACGTCGCTATCGTCGGCAGATTCCACATAAGGAATCTTCCCATCGAGTACGTCATGTGCCCGTTGTACGTCAAGCGTGTTGGTCCAGCGTCCCACCAAAATCGTGGCCACGGCGTTGCCGCTGAAATTAGTCAAAGCGCGGGCCTCAGACATGAAGCGATCGATGCCCACGATGACGCCGACGCCGTCGAGAAGCTCTGGGCGATGCGAATGTAGTCCTGCGGCGAGCGTGGCAATGCCCGCTCCGGAGACTCCTGCTGCGCCTTTAGACGCGATAATCATAAAGACCAAGAGGCCAATCTGCTCCCCCAGAGTGAGCGGCTTGTTCATTGCATCCGAGATAAAGATGGCAGACATGGTGAGATAAATAGCCGTGCCGTCGAGGTTAAAGGAATAGCCAGTGGGAACCACGATTCCCACAGTCGATTTATCCACACCCACGTGTTCCATCTTGCGCATCAAGTTTGGCAGCGCGGACTCGGAAGAGGAGGTGGCAACGATAAGCAATAGTTCGCGACCCAAGTACTTCAAGAGTTTCCAGATATTAAAGCCTGCCCCGATGCGCAGAATGATTCCCAGCACCACAAAAATGAACAACACACACGTGATGTAGAAAGCCAGCATCAAAATCGCAAGCTGTTTAACGGCCTCAAATCCCGTTGCGCCCACCACGCCTGCGATAGCACCAAACGCGCCGATTGGCGCTACCCACAGAATCATGGTGAGCATCTTGAACACGAGCTTCTGCAGATGAGCAATACCGCGCAAGATGGGCTCGCCAGCTTTGCCCATTCCCTGGACAGCGAAGCCTGCAAGCAAGGCCACAAAGAGCGTTTGTAACACAGAACCTGAGGTCAAAGAA from Corynebacterium ulcerans carries:
- a CDS encoding cation:dicarboxylate symporter family transporter → MAEPHLGENSPLLPAREPQIAESKTPKDRTHWLYIAVIIAVAAGIAFGLIAPDLAKNFKVIGTMFVSLIKMMISPVIFCTIVLGIGSVRAAASVGKAGGLALTYFIIMSTFALAVGLLVGNLIEPGSGLDIEATAGEGAAFADKAEHGTGLVGFIQSIIPETAFSSLTSGSVLQTLFVALLAGFAVQGMGKAGEPILRGIAHLQKLVFKMLTMILWVAPIGAFGAIAGVVGATGFEAVKQLAILMLAFYITCVLFIFVVLGIILRIGAGFNIWKLLKYLGRELLLIVATSSSESALPNLMRKMEHVGVDKSTVGIVVPTGYSFNLDGTAIYLTMSAIFISDAMNKPLTLGEQIGLLVFMIIASKGAAGVSGAGIATLAAGLHSHRPELLDGVGVIVGIDRFMSEARALTNFSGNAVATILVGRWTNTLDVQRAHDVLDGKIPYVESADDSDVHFSNPTVTNPAHATLQPTPQVDLTRYQK